The DNA sequence TCCTTTGATGGCTGCCTGAGTATCCCTGAAGAAGAGCGCGTACGCCCGCACGGGCATCTGCGGCTCGTTGGGGTCTTCCTTCTTCTTCCCCGCCTTGCGCCCCCTGCCGCCCCCTCCCTTGCGGCCGGCGGCCGCCGAGGCGCCCGAGGCGGGGCCGGACGGCGGCGCTTCGGCCGCGGCGGGGTCCGGGGAGATGACGCCGGGACAGAAGCTCTGAGAGATCGGAGAGTCCACCAGGATGCTCTGGATGGCGGGGACAGAAGCAGCGTGCCGCGTCACACGAGAAGTAGAGTTGAGAAAGAAGAATGAAGGTTTTACGACATTACCGGGTAATATATGTCACAAAGTTGATGTacggcaggggtgtcaaactcattttcgtcGCGGGCCAAATTGTAGATACggttttccctcagagggccgttatgattgtaaaaccatatcaatcgtattattacacatagacaacaaattgatgggtaactagttttgaaatcagaagtcaaggataatggtttgttcCACTATTGTTCAAGGAACTctaaaaggggtttggaggcaaaacatgcttacaatagtTTATTACTATTGATTAttatacaacaatttggaacagattttagcaagaaacgtGGAAGTTGAACTGATGCGGCGGGCcggagtttgacacctgtgacgtATGGTGTTCCAGGTTAAATTGCAAATAtcacatgcaaatgtatttatacagtaGCTAGCCAGCTGACTGTTGTTAATTTTTTGTCGAATGGGTTGCCGAGGGGTTGAGTAATCGTCAAAATTCGACTTTAAAATACACGTCGGCCCGTCATGcattttcattgtattattgTGCACGCGTGTCTgctcatgaaaacaaaatgtctcaTATTTATGCTTGATTGCGACGCCGTTCCTTTCCGTTCGTCCTGCCATCTTGggatatttccaaaattccccagTTTGACTTCCCGTGGAAatttgcttttctgaaatgttgtcaGCACTTTTTCCACCCCAAAAGAGAAGCGGTCAACTTCCAAAGGGAGACGCCCGGGAATCTCACCCTGCGGAAGTCATCCATGTCATCATCCTGCAGCGAGCTTGTGGGCGACGCCGTAGCCGACAGCGGGTGCTCCGGCGACCGCGGGCGCTGTAGGATATTTCCGGCCCCCAAGCCGAGACCCAGCTGAGCGCTGAGCTCCGACTGGTCGATGGTGGTCAGCTGGCCGGAACCCAGCAGGCCTTGGCTCACTGTCTCCCAGCGGGACGTCGATGGTGACCGGAGACGAGCCGCTAAACTGCGAGCCGACGGGATGGCCCAAATCCTGCGCACACGGCAAGGAGAGGAGCGCGTTTGCGTGCGTCCGGCCGGAACGCCGACGGGAACGTCCTCACCATTCCCAGGGACGAGCCCAGCAGGGCGCCTCCGGACTGGTTGATGACTCCCAGACTCAGGTGCTCCAGACCCTGCGAAGGGGGGTGGACAAAAGTGGAGGCGAAGGAGGGGTCGTCGCCCTCCACCACGGCACTCCCGGGGACCGCCCCGCCGTCGGAGGGACTGGCGTCTGACAGCTCCCCGAAATGGGACACCACGTCGGAAACGGTGAGCGACGAATCCGGGTCCAGCGAGATGGGAGGGATCTCGAACTCCTCATCGCCCAGACTGGGAGTGTGGAAGGTCTGGAAGGGGCGGAAGGAGAGACGCGCCGGTAGTAACAGTGACGCCGTCCGGAACAGAAGGTGGACTTACCTCTGACGGAGCCAAGAAGGGATGGCCCGACCCGGAAATTGTCAGGTAGTTGTCATTGCCTCCGGGGAACTGAAACATGGAGGATTGCGTTAAAAGAGGGAAATATACGAAATCGGCTTCCACCCTCAGTTTTGGCACGGATGACAAATGCCTTCAGCACCCGCCCGCCACCCCTCGCAAAGCACACGGGGGTCACCTTGTTGTCAGTATCAAATCCGTTGAAGGACTGCGGGTCCAAGAACTCTGGATCGCCGTCGTGCTGTCCGCTCTCGCCGGTAAGATGGGAGTAAAAATTCAGGTCCATCACGcctcccccaaccccccccccaaaaaaacaaacggcTCAATAATGACAACAGTCAGATGCCAACATGTGGACGCCCAAAATAATAACGCCCTAATAACGTGCTTCTCCCCACGTCGTATGAACGTTTAGCTCGTAGCCGGATTTGACGCAAGGCTGCGGTGCTGCCGCTCGTCTGCTcgtctgccccccccccacccccagaaacaaacgcTTCTCTCCGGCAACTGTGAGCGAGCACACGCCGGCCAGGCTCCGAACACGTCCGCGGTGAAAACGACTCCGTGCGTGACCGTCGCGTCCGACTCAAACCCCCGACGTCTGGGCCGGCCCAGGCTGCTCAATGGAACCCGAGCTACCGATGGGGAGGAGGAGCCAAACACCACAGCGGACATGCAGCcatgtttgtttcaaaataaaatcagcttAGTTCACCCTCAACACAAACAACGGTCTGTCTTCACTCACGACACCGCGTTAATCGTGCGTACCGAAATCTTGAAACAACGTTAGCTGTCAAGCGTCAAACCCGAGCGAAGATGTGGATTAAAAGTCTTGTGTGACAaccaatattattttattcctAATCGTTGCCAGTCATCACGTATGACGACAAACctattttgctttttgtttgtttgttttacgtAAAATGGCGTCACACTCCCGCTTACCTCCATGGTCGCTGTCAAATTTTGCTTTTGGATCCACTTTTCTTTGTGAACTTCGGCCACAATCGATTTCCTCGACGATCACAACATGGCACCGGCGTCGGCAACCGGATTGGACGACGTACGATTGGAAATGACGTCAGCACGTTAGACTGGGGCGTTTGCGGACCGAGATTAAGGGTAGTATATTTAACCactcaaaaacacaacacaaggaAATGCAGGTAGGCCGAATTGCTGCTATAAAAATGTAAGTTATTAAAACAACTCTTTGTTATTGATCTATTCACGAACTAATCACTAATAAATCAGTCACGTTTGAGTTTCACGTCATTTAGATGTCATGTGTCACTGTCAGAGAACTTCACCAACGtgcaactattttttttcttcaaaatcactttattcccaaaatgtaaacacaaacaaatgttatgccacatttcatatttgtgtcattaaaaaaaaaccaaattggaatctctgtatgtatgtacagacAATAAACGAATgtttcaaagacaaacaaaaataaatccctGCACTGTAACACTAAAATCTGCGGAAGGAAAAAGCAGTTCACGGCTCGTCGTCTGCAACAAGCTCTCATTCACACACGCAGACAGCGGCACATCAGCACATGAATAGTTTCTGAAAACGCACACATGCATTCTGGTCATTTCCATCGGGATGGTCCATTTCTCGTCTCGTCTCGAAAAGGGCCAACCTCTTGAGACTTTTGCTCATGGGAATATTGACGGTATTGCAGTTACACAGGAAAGTGTCATCACGGGAGGTGCAGGTGAAGAATTAGCGAATGTGTGAAATGTCCGTTACATCACAACAGAACTACCACGGATCCGTTCTGtcaccagaaacaaacaaaaagtatgcCATCCATGTACAGCAGTTCAAAATGACAGGAGATAAGAAACCATGTAAATTGCTATTGTGGAAACAAAAGTGCAAAGCAAGACAAAAAGTCCAACATTTGGAATGAACATTTATCGTGATcataaaaagaaagacaaaaattcAACCCTGAGTCTCGTCAGAGTAACGACAGCCTCTGACGCATGACATCTTGCAATGACCGTCAGCGGGAAAACACACTCGTTTGACTTTCACAAAAGCAcgatgctttattttatttattattatttttttttttaaatcattgcaGTCTGACGCCAGTGGAATGGAAAAGGCGTGCGTGTGTCATGACAAAAGAGTGACGACGAGTGACAAGCGGCGGACCATGCAGCAGATGACCTCCCCACCCTCTCACTTCCAGTAGATAGACAGCTCCTTTCAAAGCTGACGTCTCATCAGGAGTAGATGGTAATGACTTCACTTCCTCCGCCTCGGACCAGCAGAACACGCTCCAAACCCTCCGTTAGAACCTCCAGGAACTCCATGTCTGCTCAGTGAGTCAAAGATTTACATTAACACTGAACCTCACGGAGCACAAACGCCAAACGCCAAACGAGTTCCATCTATTTGCTGGATTTGGGTTAAGGATACAGTTCTCATCTCCCTCTGGATTTCTCGGCGGTCCCGGCATGTTGAGCAGGACTACTCGGGCATCGTGGGATTTGTTGACGATGACCTCGTTGAGCTTGACGGCCGTGTGCATCCTCCTCACGTTGGAATGGTCACTGGCGGGAAAGCAATTTAAAACCAGAGATTACAATTtctgaaggaaaacaaaattgcGTCTAAATGTATCGATTGCATAAAATTGTTGAAAAGTACAATGTGAGACCAGAAATTGGAATTGTTTGACATGGTCGAAAAAAATGTTACTGACGGCCGGATGCTGAGCATGTCCCGGAAGCCCTCCGGCGTGGAGCATCCAGAATGCGCGGCCCGGTACTGCGAGGCCTTCTCTTTGGTCCAGGTCATTTGAACGCGGCGATGGCGTTCAGACGAGGACCCGTCGCCGGCCGCCGCTCGGTCCCGCTCGCCGCCGTCCGTGTCGTCGTCCTCGTCCGAGCCGATGCTCGTCAGTCGCAACATAGAGTTGCGGTCCTTGACGAGCTGAGCCTGCGCCGCGGGGGCGGCGGAAAAACAGGGTTTGTCAGGTCTTTGGCAAATCCAGCATTTCTTCCAGCATTGTCGGCACCGGGGTGACAtctacaaacaaacacacgctgACTGGCTTGCTGGCTCTTTGTTCTCAGTCGCAAGACAAATTCAGCGCACGATTAGAACGACTGTGGGCCTGATTTACGAAGCTAAATCGTGTGTTCGCTTTAACGGACGAGCTCCAAATCGGTCTTCAGCGCTCAATAGATCTGAGGCGATACTTTTTGTTGTGCACAAGCGCTATGTCAAGACGCAAAATCAGCCAGCACAACTCCCATCAGGTTTGATAAATCTCACTGCACATGCTAAATTCGTCTGTTTGCATAAACTCCTCCCACAACGTGCAAAAACGAATTGCACCCGGTTAGTAAGATCAGCTTCATCATCGTTTTGCGTCAGCAGAACTTTAGTAAATCAAGCCCTCTGTCTTACTCGTAACTTTTttcccactactgtatgacatcaCTGTGCAAAGTCAGAATGACAAGGGCACACTAGTaaaacaactacatgttacttctgaggcaaaactgtacaggaattgacaactgtgtgctcctactactactgctactactactaccagtGTTGACGTTGTTACAACTCTACTATATAGTTAACATCTAGCGCTTCAATAGCAGTGCGCAGTTTTTTCCGATCTACTTGGATGAGCTGATAGCTGGCTACTCACGAGAAAACTTACATCATCAAAACTCCAGCGAACCCGCTGAGGGAATCCGGCGGCGAGAAGGAAGCcaacatttgaatattttgggAGACAGTTGGTGCGAAACATTCCAGGCGCACGGCCGCGGCCTTACCTCTCGCTCGCGGTCCGATTTGGAAAGACGCATCTGGCGGAGCATCTGGGACCTCTGTTCCATCATCAGGGTCCTCTCGTAAGTGTATGCGCTGATGTCGCTGTCATGCTGAGCGGGGGGAAAAGTCACGTTATTCCGTGGTCTTTGACGACGGGGGAGCAGCAGCGGCGTACCATCTCCACGACTTCCACTTCGGCCTCGATGCGCAAGTGATAGAGGAAGGTCGCCAGATCCTTCTTCATCTGGATGGAATTGTCCTCCATCTGGGCCACGGTGAAGATGCGCATCCCGCACTTGCGCCACACCTGTTCCAGGCGAGGAGGTGATGGCCCACGTTATCCCAGttgaccaaaacaaacaaaataacgaAGACGAATatcgaaaaaaatatttccgttgacaaaaacaaatgataacTAACTGATACGGCATTGTGTCTGTTTACAAACAAACTATAATGACAGCAAAAAATGCcctttgttttcatatttgtttatttttcatagaTAGGCTTTTTTGGTTgctttgttcatttttatgaCAGCTGTACGCCCGTACTTCTCCACGTATGTCTGTATTGTCCTGTTCCCAGGTGCCCAAGGCTCGCACGCCACGAAGAGCAGcacaataatataatattaaaacaattaaactcACAACTCGGAAACCCAACTGTAAAAACTAACCAAATATTGAAGAAGAGGCCTGGGCTCTGACCTTGTGCTGGCGCAGCAGGAAAGGCAGCAGCATCAGCATCCCGCCGTCGTGCACGATCCACCACACGTCCATGTAGCCGTCGGCGCACGGCTCGCTGTTGCTGGGGAACAGGGAGATGTTTTTGGGCACCAGCAGGGCCAAGTGTGCGGCCGTGGTGACGCGCACCGTGTCTGGAAGCAAAGGGGGGCGCCGTCAGCCGCTCGTTCAAAAGGCAGTGGTGGGACGGGAAATATATCGCTACTTTTTGCATTGGATATTTAACACAACCACATAACTGTGCCTTAAAGTCTGCTAGCAGAATGCTGACATATAATGGGAAaagccatagatgggctaacagacAGACAACGGTGTTGCGATGTTATCAAGCGGTTATTTAAACTCGAAAGGTGGCGCAACatgtagaaaaataatataatactccatggcatatattctttatcctctgtgaaaaaaagaTTAATATTACTGAGGTTTAGAGAGTAGCTGAGACCGTCTCCATGTACAGGATTACAATAtgtcttatactgccctcaGATGGCCAAAGTGTGCATGGCACAAGGAGAAACACAATAgccactgaattgaagcaaaaaaatgtggcaaaaatccTTGAATTCATTCGattaaattaaagtaaaatattattcagggctatttttctcatgaaaaacattacaaacatttttgttgttttgtttttttctaggggggggcggggctggaacagattaatggcatttcaattcatctcAATGGGGATTTGAGGAAAAAGTGTCTTGAGCAACGAGCATGgtcaccaaacaaacaaaatgaactcctatcaaggcaccaccgtaCTTCTTAAGTACAGAATGCAAGTACTTTTGCGAGAGGGAAGCGGCAAGGGTCGGGACTCACGGATGAAGGTCTTCCAGGACTGCGGATCCTCGCTCTGCCTCCAGGCATGAGGCCATCCCATCACCACGGTGTTGGGTTGCATCCCACCCAGGCCGCTGGACTGGATCATGTGACTGATGCCTTCACGCGCCTTCTGCGCTACGATGCACTGGCAGAAACCCTTGACTCGCTCCTTGTCCATCAGAAGCTTCAGGGTCTGACATGCACAATATGAACGCACCCAATAATATTGATACGTTTGATTTCAGCCGGGCAGCCGGTGACCGAAATGAACGCGTGCCATCGAGGATGAAGTCAAGAAGTAAAAGACTGGCTGGCATGTGGACTCACCTGTTCCGCCGCCAGCGCCTCTCCGTAGCTGTGCAGGAAGTTGCCGGAAACCACGGTGCCCACGATGGTCAGGCCTTTTCCCGCCTTCAGCTGGCTGGCAAAGGTCAGCAGGCGAGGAGACTTGACGTGCGCGTCTTCGTCCAGCTTGAGTAAAACCAACAGCTGAGGCCTGCGGGAGCCAGGTCTTAAAACGGAGCCCGgagtcgtcatcatcatcatcatcctcacctCGTCGGAGACTTCCATACCTCCAGTTTttggtgtgcggcgggccttcTTCCAACCGCAAGAGGGCAAAACGGGCGGCACTGAGCGAGAGCCCGCGGATGCCGTCTCCCCACTCTTTCTCGGCTCTGAATCACACACGCACGCCGCAGATTTGCACACGCGGTGGCCAGATCATTAGGGGCACTTGTACAAGCTATACCGTACAGTGGTACCAAGAAAAACAGGACCGTAttgtaaaatgcaaatatgaaaacataatcaATTAAAATGAGTGTGTAGGAGGGCGGGGCCTTGTGAGTGATATCCGGAGCCAGGATTCAGTACTGGGATCATGACTACGTGGTTAGTTCAGACTTCTCCATgatccttgcgagtgttttcattttgtcgtcccgttcaataaacagcCGAAAGTGCGTCGGCGACTCTTGGGCGCATCCGAAACtcacttttcatttaaaatttgggCTCGCAGCTGAACAAAGTTGGCGCCGCTGTAAATCCAAGGCAACACTGAACAGCGCATGCCGAGCTTGGAATCCATCACCGTGGCAACGTACCCGTGGTACTCGATGTACTTGTAGATCATGCCTGCAATGACGATGGCGACGATTGCATAGTACCAGGAGGAGATGAACATGAGCGCCAGGCAGATCGTCATCCCCAAAAATGACAAGGACCttgacacacacaagcaaagagACTGTGAGTGCGTGAGAGACCACGTGCGTTTGTGGCGGCGGCAGACGCACCAGTGGTAGTAGGAGAAGCGCGGCCTCCAGTTGGGCGTCCTCAGGAGGGTTTGCAGGGCGCACGCCAGGTTGACAAACAGATAACACATCAAGAAGAACCTGGACAGAGAAGACGATTGACAGCTCCGTCACAACAGAGACGTTCGGGATCCGCGGGGAGTCTCACATGGTCAGGATGGGAGCCACCAGGTCCAGAGATGCAATGAGGATGCCCAGCTCAGCGATGAGGGCTGTCAGCAGCAGTGCCCAGGTGGGCTCGCCGTTTGCTTTGCCGTGACCGAACACCTGACGCGCACACGTAAACGCACGTCAGCATACTGCCTGGATCATTTGAACTTTTGGCTGTTATGGTAGTGCGAAGTCCTATAGCGTCAGTTCCGACCCTAAGGAAGGGGATAATGTTGTCCTTGGCGATGGCCTGCAGAAGTCTTGGAGCACCCGTCAGCGACTGGAGGCCCGCGCCGCACGTGGAGAAGAAGGAGCCCACCACAATGACCCAGGGGGTAGGCCAGGCTAGCGTGCCCACCACCAGATTCCCTTTGACCGAGTCTCCGAACCTGCGGGAAGCAACGAAGATCAACATTTCGCGCACACTTCTTGGAAAGACGCGACGAGTGAAACTGACTTGTCTCTGAGGACCACGCCGTCAACACAGGCGCCGAATAAAAGAACGCTGGTTAGGTCTGGGAGAAGCGAGCTAAGGAAAACACGGGTGCATCAAGCCTTCAAATGTCAACTCAAACACGATGACTAAAGCTTTGTCTTGGTCATGTCACAAAATATACATCGTTACATGTCGAGGTCATGAAGGTGAATATCTCTCAAGGATACAAACAAAGGAGGTGGTGAGGATGGCGAGGATGGTCCCAATGGGGATGGAACGCTGGGCGTCTTTCAGGTCCCCTGACCGATTGGAACCGGCCATGATTCCTGAGGAAGACGGGGTGGAACTTCTTAACGTGAACAAGCTTCAGGAAAACCCTCATTTAActacgaggggcagtcaaaaagtaatgagcccaattttccTCTGGCTTCATTTATGGCAATAGAACTATAATGAAGAAGAAAGCGAGCCAAGCCCTCGCTTGTGGCTGCAATGCAACGCATCTGGTTCGAAACTGAAGAAAGCATTTACCGGTGACGGAAGGGAAGAAGATTCCCACCAGCAGAGTGAAGGATGTGGTGATATCAGCAAAGACGTAAGGCTGCTGTGTGGACGCAGCGTGCGCTCCTTGGGAGGAGCTCAAGGAGCCTTTCTCCACCACGTCTCCTTTGCTGAGGTACGAGCTCCACAGGTTCTCTGCCACGCAATGTAGGAGCGTCACACCTTGTCGTGGCCAAACAGCTGGCACCGTGTGCGGCGTTACCGGTGATGACGCCGCTGGCCAAACCGGGGATGCCTTCGATACGGGAGAAGTTGTTGGCGGTGAAGTAGTCGTCGCAGGAGGCGTTGAGCTCGGCGCTCTGGCAGAAGCGGCTCCACAAGTACGTGGTCTTTTCCGCCAGAGGGGGACCGGGGCTTGGGCTGGGCTCCAGTGTCGGGAGCGCTGTGGTGTTGGCGTCTGCTGGGGAGGAGAGCAACACTTTGACAACTCGGCAGGCTTCCTGAGCTGCTGCGCACGTCCAGATCAGAACGCACCGCCGGGAAGCGTCTCGTTGGCGGACTCCCTCTCGGCCGAAAGCAGGACGGTTTTGGCACACCGGTCGTCGACGAGATCGTGGCCGTTGATGGTTCTGTTTCCGAGCATACATACCCTGCAAAGATGACGTGTTACTTGGGTTGCAAAGCGGTTCAACATTTCCGTTCGGGCGCACGTACGAGAAGTTGGGCGGCTTGAAGGCGGAGACCAGCGCGCCAACGTAGATGGAGACGATGGAGACGATGACGCAGGCTAAGAAGACGGACGCCAGCTTGTTGACATACTTGACGCCCACAAATACCAGCAAGGACATGAGGAGGAGGCAGAGGGAG is a window from the Phycodurus eques isolate BA_2022a chromosome 23, UOR_Pequ_1.1, whole genome shotgun sequence genome containing:
- the LOC133398069 gene encoding solute carrier family 12 member 6-like isoform X4, whose product is MTSVRFTVTPTKAEDHPGLSDTSPELSSRSGTHVRFGSRESVNRSEPPSDTSGGVTAPAGGGGTETPDYSNMEQGDGNSKLSSVYINNSHGADDDDLYDRNLALFEEEMDTRPKVSSLLSRLANYTNLMQGAKEHEEAESNSEKKKAKNIFGVILFLRLTWVVGTAGVLQGLCIVFICCCCTMLTAISMSAIATNGVVPAGGSYFMISRSLGPEFGGAVGLCFYLGTTFAGAMYILGAVEILLMYIAPEAAIFTAIGLESEGAAMLNNMRVYGSLCLLLMSLLVFVGVKYVNKLASVFLACVIVSIVSIYVGALVSAFKPPNFSVCMLGNRTINGHDLVDDRCAKTVLLSAERESANETLPGADANTTALPTLEPSPSPGPPLAEKTTYLWSRFCQSAELNASCDDYFTANNFSRIEGIPGLASGVITENLWSSYLSKGDVVEKGSLSSSQGAHAASTQQPYVFADITTSFTLLVGIFFPSVTGIMAGSNRSGDLKDAQRSIPIGTILAILTTSFVYLTSVLLFGACVDGVVLRDKFGDSVKGNLVVGTLAWPTPWVIVVGSFFSTCGAGLQSLTGAPRLLQAIAKDNIIPFLRVFGHGKANGEPTWALLLTALIAELGILIASLDLVAPILTMFFLMCYLFVNLACALQTLLRTPNWRPRFSYYHWSLSFLGMTICLALMFISSWYYAIVAIVIAGMIYKYIEYHGAEKEWGDGIRGLSLSAARFALLRLEEGPPHTKNWRPQLLVLLKLDEDAHVKSPRLLTFASQLKAGKGLTIVGTVVSGNFLHSYGEALAAEQTLKLLMDKERVKGFCQCIVAQKAREGISHMIQSSGLGGMQPNTVVMGWPHAWRQSEDPQSWKTFIHTVRVTTAAHLALLVPKNISLFPSNSEPCADGYMDVWWIVHDGGMLMLLPFLLRQHKVWRKCGMRIFTVAQMEDNSIQMKKDLATFLYHLRIEAEVEVVEMHDSDISAYTYERTLMMEQRSQMLRQMRLSKSDRERERVRWSFDDMSPRCRQCWKKCWICQRPDKPCFSAAPAAQAQLVKDRNSMLRLTSIGSDEDDDTDGGERDRAAAGDGSSSERHRRVQMTWTKEKASQYRAAHSGCSTPEGFRDMLSIRPDHSNVRRMHTAVKLNEVIVNKSHDARVVLLNMPGPPRNPEGDENYMEFLEVLTEGLERVLLVRGGGSEVITIYS
- the LOC133398069 gene encoding solute carrier family 12 member 6-like isoform X6 codes for the protein MTSVRFTVTPTKAEDHPGLSDTSPELSSRSGTHVRFGSRESVNRSEPPSDTSGGVTAPAGGGGTETPDYSNMEQGDGNSKLSSVYINNSHGADDDDLYDRNLALFEEEMDTRPKVSSLLSRLANYTNLMQGAKEHEEAESNSEKKKAKSPRMGTLMGVYLPCLQNIFGVILFLRLTWVVGTAGVLQGLCIVFICCCCTMLTAISMSAIATNGVVPAGGSYFMISRSLGPEFGGAVGLCFYLGTTFAGAMYILGAVEILLMYIAPEAAIFTAIGLESEGAAMLNNMRVYGSLCLLLMSLLVFVGVKYVNKLASVFLACVIVSIVSIYVGALVSAFKPPNFSVCMLGNRTINGHDLVDDRCAKTVLLSAERESANETLPGADANTTALPTLEPSPSPGPPLAEKTTYLWSRFCQSAELNASCDDYFTANNFSRIEGIPGLASGVITENLWSSYLSKGDVVEKGSLSSSQGAHAASTQQPYVFADITTSFTLLVGIFFPSVTGIMAGSNRSGDLKDAQRSIPIGTILAILTTSFVYLTSVLLFGACVDGVVLRDKFGDSVKGNLVVGTLAWPTPWVIVVGSFFSTCGAGLQSLTGAPRLLQAIAKDNIIPFLRVFGHGKANGEPTWALLLTALIAELGILIASLDLVAPILTMFFLMCYLFVNLACALQTLLRTPNWRPRFSYYHWSLSFLGMTICLALMFISSWYYAIVAIVIAGMIYKYIEYHGAEKEWGDGIRGLSLSAARFALLRLEEGPPHTKNWRPQLLVLLKLDEDAHVKSPRLLTFASQLKAGKGLTIVGTVVSGNFLHSYGEALAAEQTLKLLMDKERVKGFCQCIVAQKAREGISHMIQSSGLGGMQPNTVVMGWPHAWRQSEDPQSWKTFIHTVRVTTAAHLALLVPKNISLFPSNSEPCADGYMDVWWIVHDGGMLMLLPFLLRQHKVWRKCGMRIFTVAQMEDNSIQMKKDLATFLYHLRIEAEVEVVEMHDSDISAYTYERTLMMEQRSQMLRQMRLSKSDREREAQLVKDRNSMLRLTSIGSDEDDDTDGGERDRAAAGDGSSSERHRRVQMTWTKEKASQYRAAHSGCSTPEGFRDMLSIRPDHSNVRRMHTAVKLNEVIVNKSHDARVVLLNMPGPPRNPEGDENYMEFLEVLTEGLERVLLVRGGGSEVITIYS
- the LOC133398069 gene encoding solute carrier family 12 member 6-like isoform X3 gives rise to the protein MTSVRFTVTPTKAEDHPGLSDTSPELSSRSGTHVRFGSRESVNRSEPPSDTSGGVTAPAGGGGTETPDYSNMEQGDGNSKLSSVYINNSHGADDDDLYDRNLALFEEEMDTRPKVSSLLSRLANYTNLMQGAKEHEEAESNSEKKKAKSPRMGTLMGVYLPCLQNIFGVILFLRLTWVVGTAGVLQGLCIVFICCCCTMLTAISMSAIATNGVVPAGGSYFMISRSLGPEFGGAVGLCFYLGTTFAGAMYILGAVEILLMYIAPEAAIFTAIGLESEGAAMLNNMRVYGSLCLLLMSLLVFVGVKYVNKLASVFLACVIVSIVSIYVGALVSAFKPPNFSVCMLGNRTINGHDLVDDRCAKTVLLSAERESANETLPGADANTTALPTLEPSPSPGPPLAEKTTYLWSRFCQSAELNASCDDYFTANNFSRIEGIPGLASGVITENLWSSYLSKGDVVEKGSLSSSQGAHAASTQQPYVFADITTSFTLLVGIFFPSVTGIMAGSNRSGDLKDAQRSIPIGTILAILTTSFVYLTSVLLFGACVDGVVLRDKFGDSVKGNLVVGTLAWPTPWVIVVGSFFSTCGAGLQSLTGAPRLLQAIAKDNIIPFLRVFGHGKANGEPTWALLLTALIAELGILIASLDLVAPILTMFFLMCYLFVNLACALQTLLRTPNWRPRFSYYHWSLSFLGMTICLALMFISSWYYAIVAIVIAGMIYKYIEYHGAEKEWGDGIRGLSLSAARFALLRLEEGPPHTKNWRPQLLVLLKLDEDAHVKSPRLLTFASQLKAGKGLTIVGTVVSGNFLHSYGEALAAEQTLKLLMDKERVKGFCQCIVAQKAREGISHMIQSSGLGGMQPNTVVMGWPHAWRQSEDPQSWKTFIHTVRVTTAAHLALLVPKNISLFPSNSEPCADGYMDVWWIVHDGGMLMLLPFLLRQHKVWRKCGMRIFTVAQMEDNSIQMKKDLATFLYHLRIEAEVEVVEMHDSDISAYTYERTLMMEQRSQMLRQMRLSKSDREREMSPRCRQCWKKCWICQRPDKPCFSAAPAAQAQLVKDRNSMLRLTSIGSDEDDDTDGGERDRAAAGDGSSSERHRRVQMTWTKEKASQYRAAHSGCSTPEGFRDMLSIRPDHSNVRRMHTAVKLNEVIVNKSHDARVVLLNMPGPPRNPEGDENYMEFLEVLTEGLERVLLVRGGGSEVITIYS
- the LOC133398069 gene encoding solute carrier family 12 member 6-like isoform X5: MTSVRFTVTPTKAEDHPGLSDTSPELSSRSGTHVRFGSRESVNRSEPPSDTSGGVTAPAGGGGTETPDYSNMEQGDGNSKLSSVYINNSHGADDDDLYDRNLALFEEEMDTRPKVSSLLSRLANYTNLMQGAKEHEEAESNSEKKKAKSPRMGTLMGVYLPCLQNIFGVILFLRLTWVVGTAGVLQGLCIVFICCCCTMLTAISMSAIATNGVVPAGGSYFMISRSLGPEFGGAVGLCFYLGTTFAGAMYILGAVEILLMYIAPEAAIFTAIGLESEGAAMLNNMRVYGSLCLLLMSLLVFVGVKYVNKLASVFLACVIVSIVSIYVGALVSAFKPPNFSVCMLGNRTINGHDLVDDRCAKTVLLSAERESANETLPGADANTTALPTLEPSPSPGPPLAEKTTYLWSRFCQSAELNASCDDYFTANNFSRIEGIPGLASGVITENLWSSYLSKGDVVEKGSLSSSQGAHAASTQQPYVFADITTSFTLLVGIFFPSVTGIMAGSNRSGDLKDAQRSIPIGTILAILTTSFVYLTSVLLFGACVDGVVLRDKFGDSVKGNLVVGTLAWPTPWVIVVGSFFSTCGAGLQSLTGAPRLLQAIAKDNIIPFLRVFGHGKANGEPTWALLLTALIAELGILIASLDLVAPILTMFFLMCYLFVNLACALQTLLRTPNWRPRFSYYHWSLSFLGMTICLALMFISSWYYAIVAIVIAGMIYKYIEYHGAEKEWGDGIRGLSLSAARFALLRLEEGPPHTKNWRPQLLVLLKLDEDAHVKSPRLLTFASQLKAGKGLTIVGTVVSGNFLHSYGEALAAEQTLKLLMDKERVKGFCQCIVAQKAREGISHMIQSSGLGGMQPNTVVMGWPHAWRQSEDPQSWKTFIHTVRVTTAAHLALLVPKNISLFPSNSEPCADGYMDVWWIVHDGGMLMLLPFLLRQHKVWRKCGMRIFTVAQMEDNSIQMKKDLATFLYHLRIEAEVEVVEMHDSDISAYTYERTLMMEQRSQMLRQMRLSKSDRERERVRWSFDDAQLVKDRNSMLRLTSIGSDEDDDTDGGERDRAAAGDGSSSERHRRVQMTWTKEKASQYRAAHSGCSTPEGFRDMLSIRPDHSNVRRMHTAVKLNEVIVNKSHDARVVLLNMPGPPRNPEGDENYMEFLEVLTEGLERVLLVRGGGSEVITIYS